In Bacillales bacterium, a single window of DNA contains:
- a CDS encoding RluA family pseudouridine synthase — protein sequence MEIHTRTVDLQQDGTRIDKWLAAIEDWTRSQVQQWIKDGAVKVNGKTVKANYKIQAEDVVEVSVRDPEPLEVVAEPIPLDIVYEDEDVIVVNKPQGMVVHPAPGHETGTLVNALLYHCRDLSGINGTIRPGIVHRIDKDTSGLLVVAKNDRAHKCLSEQLKAKTIERTYKAIVHGVLKHDHGKIDAPIGRDEKDRKKMAVTDKNSVQAVTHFTVLERFDRYTFVECRLETGRTHQIRVHMHFIGHPVAADPKYGPRKSLPLPGQALHAAVLGFEHPATGEQMRFEAEMPKTMTEALRQL from the coding sequence ATGGAGATTCATACACGAACCGTTGATTTGCAACAAGACGGGACGAGGATTGACAAATGGCTCGCTGCCATCGAAGATTGGACACGTTCTCAAGTACAGCAATGGATCAAAGACGGGGCCGTGAAAGTGAACGGGAAGACGGTGAAAGCGAATTATAAAATTCAAGCAGAAGACGTCGTCGAAGTTTCTGTTCGCGATCCGGAACCGCTGGAAGTTGTTGCAGAACCGATACCGCTCGATATTGTATACGAAGACGAAGACGTCATCGTCGTCAACAAGCCGCAAGGCATGGTCGTTCATCCTGCTCCCGGACATGAAACGGGCACGCTCGTAAATGCGCTCCTGTACCATTGCCGCGATTTATCGGGCATAAACGGAACGATCCGACCAGGAATTGTTCACCGCATCGATAAAGACACGTCCGGCTTGTTGGTCGTTGCGAAGAATGACCGTGCTCACAAGTGTTTGTCAGAACAATTGAAAGCGAAAACGATCGAACGAACATACAAAGCAATTGTCCACGGCGTGTTGAAACACGATCATGGAAAAATCGACGCGCCGATCGGCAGGGATGAAAAGGACCGAAAAAAAATGGCGGTCACCGATAAAAACAGCGTTCAGGCAGTGACACATTTTACGGTGTTGGAACGCTTCGATCGCTATACGTTCGTTGAATGCAGGCTGGAAACCGGGCGGACGCACCAGATTCGGGTACATATGCACTTCATTGGCCATCCAGTGGCGGCGGATCCAAAATACGGACCCCGAAAATCGCTGCCGCTCCCGGGTCAGGCGTTGCATGCAGCAGTTCTTGGTTTCGAGCATCCGGCAACCGGGGAACAGATGCGATTTGAGGCGGAAATGCCGAAAACAATGACGGAAGCGCTGCGGCAATTATGA
- the lspA gene encoding signal peptidase II encodes MRYYILAVAVILLDQWTKWLVAAKMEIGESIPVWTGVLSITSHRNRGAAFGILQGRMWLFYIITVVVVIGVIYYLQTQGRKQPLLGIALGLVLGGAVGNFIDRLWRGEVVDFIYVSIINFPIFNVADSSLCIGVALIFIHTLADAKKGSTHGDSYTNR; translated from the coding sequence GTGCGTTATTATATATTGGCCGTCGCGGTCATCCTTCTCGATCAATGGACGAAGTGGCTCGTCGCGGCGAAGATGGAAATCGGTGAAAGCATTCCGGTATGGACGGGTGTTTTGTCGATCACCTCGCATCGAAACCGGGGGGCCGCCTTCGGCATTTTGCAAGGACGAATGTGGTTATTTTATATCATTACCGTCGTGGTCGTTATTGGAGTCATTTATTATTTGCAAACGCAAGGCCGGAAACAGCCGCTTCTCGGCATTGCGCTCGGGCTGGTGCTCGGAGGGGCAGTCGGGAATTTTATCGATCGGCTCTGGCGCGGGGAAGTCGTCGATTTCATTTACGTTTCGATCATCAACTTTCCGATTTTCAATGTGGCCGATTCGAGCCTGTGTATCGGGGTTGCTTTAATTTTCATACATACGCTCGCGGATGCGAAGAAAGGGAGCACTCATGGAGATTCATACACGAACCGTTGA
- a CDS encoding TraR/DksA C4-type zinc finger protein, with product MDPYESIRQDLLERKRESEKRLHGGADFGLSVPFASSQSSGELSQYDNHPADEATAVFEREKDWALLNQVREELRDVNVALKKMDAGTYGICEATGKRIPLERLQAIPTARTIVEAAPSLVSDYRPVEEDVLRNMEKEYYTGSRETEYNEQNAYFQAARANENSMTYEDSSLIDNEDGLGYVTPVEAIGSTGIDGYKGDENVHFQRNIQYDQWMNQENANEEDEKLEDR from the coding sequence ATGGATCCTTATGAGTCCATCAGGCAGGATTTGTTGGAACGGAAACGCGAGTCGGAAAAACGCCTTCACGGCGGCGCCGATTTCGGCTTATCCGTTCCATTCGCATCGTCGCAATCATCCGGGGAATTATCGCAATACGACAATCATCCTGCTGACGAAGCAACCGCGGTTTTCGAAAGGGAAAAAGATTGGGCCTTGTTGAATCAAGTGCGGGAAGAACTGCGCGATGTCAATGTTGCGCTGAAAAAAATGGATGCCGGCACTTACGGGATATGCGAGGCAACTGGCAAACGCATCCCATTGGAACGTTTACAAGCGATCCCAACCGCACGAACGATTGTGGAGGCGGCTCCGAGCCTCGTGTCCGACTATCGTCCCGTTGAAGAAGACGTCTTGCGCAACATGGAAAAAGAGTATTATACCGGTAGCCGGGAAACGGAATACAATGAGCAAAACGCATATTTCCAAGCGGCACGCGCCAATGAGAACAGCATGACGTATGAAGATTCATCGCTGATCGATAATGAAGACGGACTCGGTTACGTGACGCCCGTCGAAGCGATTGGATCGACGGGCATCGACGGGTACAAAGGAGACGAAAACGTTCATTTTCAACGAAACATCCAGTATGACCAATGGATGAATCAGGAAAATGCGAACGAAGAGGACGAAAAGCTCGAAGACCGATAA
- the ileS gene encoding isoleucine--tRNA ligase, with protein sequence MDYKKTLLMPKTDFPMRGNLPNKEPEMQARWEKEQLYEKELQRTKERPMFILHDGPPYANGDIHIGHAENKILKDIIVRFKSMSGYHAPYVPGWDTHGLPIEQQLAKKGVDRKSLSVAEFRKMCAEYAIEQIDRQRTQFKRLGVRGDWENPYVTLTNDYEAEQIKVFGEMAKKGYIYKDKKSIYWSPSSESALAEAEIEYKDVRSPSIYVAFDVVDGNGVLDGDESIIIWTTTPWTIPANVAISVHPDFEYSVVAVAGKKYVVASELLEPLQTMFEWENATVEKTVKGKELEFVTTKHPLYDRESLVILGEHVTLDAGTGAVHTAPGHGADDFIVGKKYNLEVLCPVDEKGIMTEEAPGFAGLFYDKANKPITEALDEKGALLKLEFITHSYPHDWRTKKPVIFRATEQWFASIKDFREQILNAIERVEWHPKWGEIRLHNMVKDREDWCISRQRVWGVPIPAFYGEDGEPIITDETIEHVSELFRKHGSNIWFEWDAKDLLPEGFVSEHSPNGKFAKEVDIMDVWFDSGSSHQAVLKQRDDLRRPADVYLEGSDQYRGWFNSSLSTSVAVTGEAPYKQIISHGFALDGEGHKMSKSLGNVIDPIKVMKQLGADIIRLWVSSVDYQADARVSDEILKQVSETYRKIRNTFRFMLGNLHDFNPDKDRVAVRELNEFDRYMLVNLNRLIERVKKGYSEYQFSTVYNAAHNYCTIEMSSYYLDVAKDTLYTKPKNDPRRRGMQTVIYETLVAMTKMLAPIIPHTTEEVWSYLPGDRAESVHLTDFPEPLAIDGAEALKGKWDRFTEVRDEVLKALEEARNEKRIGKSLEAAVTVYPDEDTHRLLETVTGLEQLFIVSQVNIDGRKSEAPAEAKTYHHTAVLVETAQGKTCERCWNIKKSVGKDSKHPELCTDCATTVAAYY encoded by the coding sequence ATGGACTATAAAAAAACGTTGTTGATGCCGAAAACGGATTTTCCGATGCGCGGCAATTTGCCAAACAAGGAACCGGAAATGCAGGCGCGCTGGGAAAAAGAACAGTTGTACGAAAAAGAGCTCCAGCGCACGAAAGAGCGGCCGATGTTCATTTTGCATGACGGACCGCCGTATGCGAACGGCGACATTCATATCGGTCATGCCGAAAACAAAATTTTGAAGGACATCATCGTCCGATTCAAATCGATGAGTGGTTATCACGCGCCGTATGTTCCCGGATGGGATACGCACGGGTTGCCGATTGAACAGCAGCTGGCGAAAAAAGGCGTGGACCGGAAATCGTTGAGCGTTGCCGAATTTCGCAAGATGTGCGCTGAATACGCGATCGAGCAAATCGACCGGCAGCGGACGCAATTTAAGCGGCTCGGGGTAAGAGGGGACTGGGAAAATCCTTATGTTACGCTGACGAACGATTACGAAGCCGAACAAATTAAAGTTTTCGGCGAGATGGCGAAAAAAGGCTACATTTATAAAGACAAAAAATCGATTTATTGGTCGCCGTCTTCGGAGTCGGCGCTTGCGGAAGCCGAGATTGAGTATAAAGACGTACGCTCGCCTTCGATTTATGTCGCTTTTGATGTCGTTGACGGAAATGGTGTCCTTGACGGGGATGAATCGATCATCATTTGGACGACGACGCCGTGGACGATTCCGGCAAACGTCGCGATCAGCGTGCACCCGGATTTCGAATACAGCGTCGTAGCGGTTGCCGGTAAAAAATATGTCGTCGCTTCCGAATTGTTGGAGCCTTTGCAAACCATGTTCGAGTGGGAAAACGCCACCGTTGAAAAAACAGTTAAAGGGAAAGAACTGGAATTCGTGACGACGAAACATCCGCTTTACGACCGTGAATCACTCGTCATTTTAGGTGAACACGTCACGTTGGATGCCGGAACCGGTGCGGTTCATACCGCGCCAGGTCACGGGGCCGATGACTTTATCGTCGGCAAAAAGTACAACTTGGAGGTCCTGTGTCCCGTTGATGAAAAAGGGATCATGACTGAAGAAGCGCCAGGCTTTGCCGGTTTGTTTTACGATAAAGCGAACAAGCCGATCACGGAAGCGCTTGACGAAAAAGGCGCGTTGTTGAAACTTGAATTCATTACACACTCGTACCCGCACGATTGGCGTACGAAAAAACCGGTTATTTTCCGCGCCACGGAACAATGGTTTGCTTCGATCAAAGATTTTCGCGAGCAAATTCTCAATGCAATCGAACGAGTCGAATGGCATCCGAAATGGGGCGAAATTCGCCTTCATAACATGGTGAAAGATCGCGAAGATTGGTGCATTTCCCGTCAACGCGTTTGGGGCGTGCCGATCCCTGCGTTTTACGGGGAAGACGGTGAACCGATCATTACGGACGAAACGATCGAACACGTATCCGAATTGTTCCGAAAGCACGGGTCGAACATTTGGTTTGAGTGGGACGCGAAAGATTTGCTTCCGGAAGGATTCGTGTCTGAACACAGTCCGAACGGAAAGTTTGCGAAAGAAGTCGACATCATGGATGTGTGGTTCGATTCCGGTTCTTCCCACCAAGCGGTGTTGAAGCAACGAGACGATTTAAGACGACCGGCGGACGTTTACTTGGAAGGTTCCGACCAATACCGCGGCTGGTTCAATTCGTCGTTGTCGACGTCCGTGGCTGTTACCGGCGAAGCGCCGTACAAGCAAATCATCAGTCACGGTTTTGCGCTTGACGGCGAAGGGCATAAAATGAGCAAATCGCTCGGCAACGTGATCGATCCGATCAAGGTAATGAAACAGCTCGGCGCCGATATTATCCGATTGTGGGTATCTTCCGTCGATTATCAAGCGGACGCCCGTGTGTCGGATGAAATTTTAAAGCAAGTTTCGGAAACGTACCGCAAGATTCGCAACACGTTCCGGTTCATGCTCGGCAATTTGCACGATTTCAATCCCGATAAAGATCGGGTTGCTGTCCGTGAGTTGAATGAATTCGACCGTTACATGCTCGTCAATTTAAATCGCTTGATCGAACGCGTCAAAAAAGGCTACAGCGAGTACCAGTTTTCAACCGTTTATAACGCGGCTCACAATTACTGCACGATCGAGATGAGTTCTTATTATCTTGATGTCGCGAAAGATACGCTTTATACAAAGCCGAAAAACGATCCGCGCCGCCGCGGCATGCAAACGGTCATTTACGAAACATTAGTGGCGATGACGAAAATGCTCGCGCCCATCATTCCGCACACGACCGAAGAAGTTTGGTCTTATCTCCCTGGAGACCGGGCGGAAAGCGTACATTTGACCGATTTTCCCGAACCGTTGGCCATTGACGGTGCTGAAGCATTAAAAGGGAAATGGGATCGATTTACGGAAGTAAGGGACGAAGTCCTTAAAGCGCTGGAAGAAGCGCGCAATGAAAAACGAATCGGCAAATCGCTGGAGGCGGCCGTGACCGTGTACCCCGACGAGGATACGCACCGCTTGCTTGAAACGGTGACCGGTTTGGAACAACTGTTTATCGTGTCGCAAGTGAACATCGACGGTAGAAAAAGTGAAGCTCCGGCTGAAGCGAAAACGTATCACCATACGGCTGTCTTAGTCGAAACCGCACAAGGGAAGACGTGCGAACGGTGCTGGAACATCAAGAAATCGGTCGGCAAAGATTCGAAACATCCGGAACTTTGCACGGATTGCGCAACAACCGTAGCTGCATATTATTAA
- a CDS encoding DivIVA domain-containing protein, translating into MALTPLDIHNKEFSRGFRGFDEDEVNDFLDQVIKDYEGVIREKKQLEQKVDELNAKLKHFSDIENTLNKSILVAQETAEEVKNNASKEGKLIIKEAEKNADRIINEALAKSRKIALEIEELKKQSKVYRTRFRMLVEAQLEMLDDGDWDKLAESMKQEDVVGSDENYERIE; encoded by the coding sequence ATGGCATTGACACCGCTCGACATTCACAATAAAGAATTTTCCAGAGGTTTTCGCGGCTTTGACGAAGACGAAGTGAACGATTTTCTGGATCAAGTCATCAAAGATTACGAAGGCGTCATTCGCGAGAAAAAGCAATTGGAACAAAAGGTGGACGAGCTTAACGCAAAGCTGAAGCATTTTTCGGACATCGAAAACACGTTGAACAAATCGATTCTTGTGGCGCAAGAAACGGCCGAAGAAGTGAAAAACAACGCGTCGAAGGAAGGCAAATTGATTATTAAAGAGGCTGAGAAGAACGCCGACCGAATTATTAACGAGGCGTTGGCGAAATCGAGGAAAATCGCGCTCGAAATCGAAGAGTTGAAAAAGCAGTCGAAAGTTTACCGCACCCGTTTCCGCATGCTCGTCGAAGCGCAATTGGAGATGCTGGATGACGGCGATTGGGACAAACTGGCCGAATCGATGAAGCAAGAAGATGTTGTCGGCAGCGATGAAAATTACGAAAGAATTGAATAG
- a CDS encoding RNA-binding protein translates to MDVYQHFRSEEKPFIDEVTDWKAAVKETFVPKRTDFLNPREQRIVQSLIGSDDDLELDWNGGVPNSERKRLLVLPPYHPPQERDHGLVLFSVEYPRKFASVKHRDLLGALMSLGLKRSKFGDLLFKDGDVQFVAAEEVAAYIRMNLSEVGRFPVELKEQSFEQGLRVEKRWKKKTGTVSSLRLDTVLAEIYRLPRSKVAPLIEKGRVKVNWKVTEQASFLLEEGDELSVRGRGRSKLFEIEGRTKKGKWKVVVGEAEEDSA, encoded by the coding sequence ATGGACGTGTATCAGCATTTTCGAAGTGAGGAAAAGCCGTTTATTGACGAGGTGACGGATTGGAAAGCGGCGGTGAAAGAAACGTTCGTCCCGAAACGTACCGATTTTTTGAATCCGCGTGAACAAAGGATTGTCCAATCGTTGATCGGAAGCGATGATGATTTGGAACTCGATTGGAACGGCGGCGTTCCGAACAGTGAACGAAAACGGTTGCTCGTGCTCCCGCCTTACCATCCGCCTCAAGAACGGGATCATGGTCTTGTCCTGTTTTCTGTCGAATACCCCCGGAAATTCGCCTCCGTCAAGCATCGCGACCTTCTTGGCGCATTGATGAGCCTCGGCTTGAAGCGAAGCAAGTTCGGGGATCTTCTTTTTAAGGACGGCGATGTCCAGTTCGTTGCTGCAGAAGAAGTGGCTGCCTACATACGCATGAACTTGTCGGAAGTCGGCCGTTTTCCCGTCGAATTGAAAGAACAGTCGTTTGAACAAGGGCTGCGCGTGGAAAAACGGTGGAAAAAGAAAACCGGCACGGTTTCCTCGCTGCGCCTTGATACGGTGCTGGCTGAAATTTATCGATTGCCGCGATCAAAAGTCGCCCCGTTAATCGAAAAAGGGCGTGTGAAGGTCAATTGGAAGGTGACCGAACAAGCGTCGTTCCTGCTCGAAGAGGGGGACGAGCTTTCAGTACGCGGCCGCGGCAGAAGCAAACTTTTCGAGATCGAGGGAAGAACGAAAAAAGGGAAATGGAAAGTGGTTGTCGGGGAAGCGGAAGAAGATTCGGCGTAA
- a CDS encoding YggT family protein: MLSSIETIIMWAIQIYTWILIIYILMSWVPNARDSSFGRFIASLSEPYLEPFRRFIPPVGMIDFSPIVAFIVLNWLVPRGVHFLFTFFY, encoded by the coding sequence ATGCTTAGTTCAATTGAAACGATCATTATGTGGGCGATCCAAATTTATACGTGGATCTTGATCATTTACATTTTGATGTCTTGGGTTCCAAACGCGCGGGATTCTTCGTTCGGGCGATTCATCGCTTCGCTTTCGGAGCCTTACTTGGAGCCGTTTAGACGGTTCATTCCTCCAGTCGGCATGATTGATTTCTCGCCGATCGTCGCTTTTATCGTCTTAAATTGGCTTGTGCCCCGCGGCGTTCATTTTCTGTTCACGTTTTTTTATTAA
- the sepF gene encoding cell division protein SepF: MGLKSKIMSYFDLNDDGSFQEEPNSDRHNVVSLKSVHRNSRNSRLLLKEPKAFAEVQTIADELKNHRAVVMNFQKAASSEAKRMIDFLSGTVYAIDGTMQKLGPLTFLCTPETIDVSGVISDSLAEKKGSVVDNA; this comes from the coding sequence ATGGGTTTAAAATCGAAAATCATGAGCTATTTTGATTTGAACGATGACGGGTCATTTCAAGAAGAGCCGAATTCGGACAGGCATAACGTCGTGAGCTTAAAAAGCGTTCATCGAAATTCACGAAATTCACGTCTTCTGTTGAAGGAGCCGAAAGCTTTTGCCGAGGTGCAGACGATCGCCGACGAATTGAAAAATCACCGCGCCGTCGTCATGAATTTTCAAAAAGCTGCGTCCTCGGAGGCGAAGCGGATGATCGATTTTTTAAGCGGGACCGTTTACGCTATCGACGGAACGATGCAAAAGCTCGGTCCGCTCACATTTTTATGCACGCCCGAAACCATCGACGTGTCCGGCGTCATTTCTGATTCTCTTGCGGAGAAGAAAGGTAGTGTGGTTGACAATGCTTAG
- a CDS encoding YggS family pyridoxal phosphate-dependent enzyme: MLTIVTANLREIQSKINDACQRSGRRSEDVHIIAVTKYVSVETAGETVRAGIRHLGESRDSGFLEKRKAIGDEATWHFIGTLQSRKVKNVIGGVDYIHSLDRMSLAKEIEKRAGRVVDCFVQVNAAGERTKHGLSVGETISFVEQLSRFSSIRVVGLMTMAPLTDNEEEIRAVFRKVNALKDEICAKQWDHAPCTELSMGMSNDFAIAVEEGATFVRIGTALVGKEF, encoded by the coding sequence CTGTTGACGATTGTCACAGCGAATTTACGGGAAATACAATCGAAAATCAACGACGCCTGCCAACGCTCGGGCAGGCGCAGCGAAGATGTACATATAATTGCCGTTACGAAGTACGTATCGGTGGAAACGGCGGGAGAGACTGTTCGTGCCGGCATTCGGCATTTAGGCGAAAGCCGGGACAGCGGGTTTCTTGAGAAGCGGAAAGCGATCGGCGATGAAGCGACATGGCATTTCATCGGGACGCTGCAATCGAGAAAAGTGAAAAATGTCATTGGCGGCGTCGATTATATTCATTCGCTCGACCGAATGTCGCTGGCGAAGGAGATCGAAAAACGGGCGGGGCGTGTCGTCGATTGCTTTGTTCAAGTGAATGCGGCTGGAGAAAGGACGAAACACGGGCTTTCCGTCGGCGAAACGATTTCGTTCGTGGAACAACTGTCGCGTTTTTCATCCATCCGCGTTGTCGGTCTCATGACGATGGCGCCTTTGACGGACAACGAAGAGGAAATTCGTGCCGTTTTTCGCAAGGTTAATGCGTTGAAAGATGAAATCTGCGCGAAACAATGGGACCATGCGCCTTGTACCGAATTGTCGATGGGCATGTCGAATGATTTCGCGATTGCCGTCGAGGAAGGTGCAACCTTTGTTCGTATAGGCACGGCACTCGTTGGCAAAGAATTTTAA
- the pgeF gene encoding peptidoglycan editing factor PgeF, which produces MKHDPFMEYSEPALKLPFCDNEVAAGFSTRNGGISTPPFHSLNLAFHVGDDAGRVRRNRQRLATEIGFALDRWVCAEQVHEAAIRKVDGQDAGKGSQDLASAIAGTDGLYTSESGLLLALAYADCVPLYFYAPTKRLVGIAHAGWRGTVKMIAARMVKAWKNVEGVSVQDILVVIGPSIGACCYEVDTRVAAAVNERLGTDAKVVCRPTGNDRYHLDLKACNQMLLVREGVSEHHIETSSYCTSCRTDKFYSHRKENGKTGRMLAFIGMRSAAVDRRRGGDC; this is translated from the coding sequence ATGAAGCATGATCCGTTTATGGAATATTCGGAGCCGGCGTTGAAGCTCCCTTTTTGCGACAATGAGGTGGCAGCAGGTTTCTCGACGAGGAACGGCGGCATAAGCACGCCGCCGTTTCACTCCTTGAATCTTGCGTTTCATGTCGGAGACGATGCCGGTAGGGTGCGCCGTAACCGGCAGCGATTGGCAACGGAGATCGGGTTTGCGCTTGACCGTTGGGTTTGTGCTGAACAAGTGCACGAGGCGGCCATCCGAAAGGTCGACGGGCAAGATGCCGGCAAAGGCAGCCAAGACTTGGCGTCGGCCATTGCTGGAACCGACGGGCTCTATACGTCTGAAAGCGGCTTGCTGCTCGCGCTTGCTTACGCCGATTGTGTCCCGTTATATTTTTATGCTCCAACCAAACGATTGGTCGGCATTGCCCATGCAGGGTGGCGGGGTACGGTGAAAATGATCGCAGCACGGATGGTGAAGGCGTGGAAGAATGTTGAGGGCGTCTCTGTCCAAGACATTCTCGTCGTCATCGGCCCGTCGATCGGCGCATGTTGTTATGAGGTTGATACGCGCGTCGCCGCTGCTGTGAACGAACGGCTCGGAACGGATGCCAAAGTCGTTTGTCGGCCGACGGGAAATGACCGGTATCATCTCGATTTAAAAGCGTGCAACCAGATGCTGCTCGTTCGCGAAGGGGTTTCCGAACATCATATCGAAACATCTTCGTATTGTACTTCGTGCCGAACGGACAAGTTTTATTCTCATCGCAAAGAGAACGGGAAAACTGGACGGATGCTCGCATTCATCGGCATGAGGAGTGCAGCGGTTGACCGAAGGCGGGGTGGTGACTGTTGA
- a CDS encoding YlmC/YmxH family sporulation protein, whose translation MSKISEFQAKDVVNVSDGKVLGHIGDLEINTSTGKIESLVIPGAGKMMGLFGRESDVVISWRNIVRIGTDVILVRFQDGDSNEHYKKDS comes from the coding sequence ATGAGTAAAATTTCGGAGTTTCAAGCAAAGGACGTCGTGAACGTTTCTGACGGAAAAGTGTTAGGTCATATCGGGGATCTCGAGATCAATACATCGACAGGAAAAATCGAATCGCTCGTCATTCCCGGCGCCGGAAAGATGATGGGGTTGTTCGGCAGAGAGAGCGATGTCGTCATTTCTTGGCGCAACATCGTGCGGATCGGCACGGATGTTATTCTCGTCCGGTTTCAAGATGGAGACTCGAATGAACACTATAAAAAGGATTCTTAA
- the sigG gene encoding RNA polymerase sporulation sigma factor SigG, protein MARNKVEICGVDTSKLPVLTNKEMRVLFKQMQKGDESAREKLVNGNLRLVLSVIQRFNNRGEYVDDLFQVGCIGLMKSIDNFDLDQNVKFSTYAVPMIIGEIRRYLRDNNPIRVSRSLRDIAYKALQVRDKITREEAKEPTAQEIARHLDVTAEEIVFALDAIQDPVSLFEPIYNDGGDPIYVMDQISDDKEKDVKWTEEIALREAMAQLNDREKSILSRRFFQGKTQMEVAEEIGISQAQVSRLEKAAIQQMNKHIES, encoded by the coding sequence GTGGCACGCAATAAAGTCGAAATTTGCGGAGTGGACACGTCGAAACTGCCAGTATTAACAAACAAAGAAATGCGCGTGTTGTTTAAACAAATGCAAAAAGGGGATGAATCCGCCAGAGAAAAACTCGTGAACGGCAACTTAAGGCTCGTGTTGAGCGTCATTCAACGGTTCAACAACAGAGGAGAATACGTGGACGATCTGTTTCAAGTCGGCTGCATCGGCTTGATGAAGTCGATCGACAACTTTGATCTCGACCAAAACGTGAAGTTTTCCACGTACGCCGTACCGATGATTATCGGCGAGATTCGCCGTTATTTGCGTGACAACAATCCCATTCGGGTCTCCCGCTCTTTGCGTGATATCGCCTACAAAGCTTTGCAAGTCCGTGACAAGATCACGCGTGAAGAAGCGAAGGAACCGACGGCACAGGAAATTGCGCGCCACCTTGATGTGACAGCGGAAGAAATTGTTTTCGCACTTGACGCGATTCAAGATCCGGTGTCACTGTTCGAACCGATCTACAATGACGGCGGCGATCCGATTTACGTGATGGACCAAATAAGCGACGATAAAGAAAAAGATGTGAAGTGGACGGAAGAAATCGCGCTTCGCGAAGCGATGGCGCAGTTGAACGACAGGGAAAAATCGATCCTGTCGCGAAGATTTTTCCAAGGAAAAACGCAAATGGAAGTTGCCGAAGAAATCGGGATCTCCCAGGCGCAAGTGTCGCGGCTCGAGAAAGCCGCTATCCAACAAATGAACAAGCATATCGAAAGTTAG
- the sigE gene encoding RNA polymerase sporulation sigma factor SigE yields the protein MVKLKTRMTYWWYKLLMAIGIKSEEIYYIGGSEALPPPLSKDEEALLLKKLPKGDKAARSVLIERNLRLVVYIARKFENTGINIEDLISIGTIGLIKAVNTFNPEKKIKLATYASRCIENEILMYLRRNNKRRSEVSFDEPLNVDWDGNELLLSDVLGTDNDIITRRIEERVDRKLLKKALKSLNDREKQIMELRFGISGGKEKTQKDVADMLGISQSYISRLEKRIIKRLSKEFEKMI from the coding sequence ATGGTCAAGTTGAAGACGCGAATGACCTACTGGTGGTATAAGTTGTTGATGGCAATCGGCATCAAATCCGAGGAAATTTATTACATCGGGGGTAGTGAAGCATTGCCGCCGCCGTTGTCGAAAGACGAGGAAGCTCTCTTATTAAAAAAATTGCCGAAAGGCGACAAAGCGGCGCGGTCCGTATTGATCGAACGCAATCTTCGGCTTGTCGTCTACATCGCTCGCAAATTTGAAAATACGGGCATCAACATTGAAGATTTGATCAGCATCGGCACGATCGGTTTGATCAAAGCCGTCAATACGTTTAATCCGGAAAAGAAGATCAAGCTGGCCACGTATGCTTCTCGATGTATCGAAAACGAAATTTTGATGTATTTGCGGAGAAACAACAAGCGGCGTTCGGAAGTTTCTTTCGACGAACCGCTGAATGTCGATTGGGACGGAAACGAGTTGTTGTTGTCGGATGTTCTCGGAACGGACAACGACATCATCACGCGCCGCATCGAGGAACGAGTCGACCGGAAATTGTTGAAAAAAGCGCTGAAGTCGTTGAACGACCGGGAGAAACAAATTATGGAGCTTCGATTCGGCATTTCCGGCGGAAAAGAGAAGACGCAAAAAGACGTCGCCGACATGTTAGGCATTTCACAATCGTACATTTCCCGGCTTGAGAAACGAATCATTAAACGGTTGTCGAAAGAATTCGAAAAGATGATTTAA